The proteins below are encoded in one region of uncultured Eubacteriales bacterium:
- a CDS encoding hypothetical protein (Evidence 5 : No homology to any previously reported sequences): MMRAIVVDDEWAAGQWLGLQLAETKLVQVTHILQNPLELLPCLQKSQTDVVFLDIAMPELTGLELAELLRELKCPPVVIFVTAYTEYALNAFKVDALDYVVKPVHDVELRRVLEKVLKQRTGIKGVSNRSGEGNQFFFPVADATLHFQTAKCEELFFYLLMKSGQTAPKWPLIETLWPNGSPDKGESNLRTTVFRLNQSLEESRLDLRIKAVKGAYCFISPSLGQKPILIQPFPPPEALEKAEGSLVEVLRRYNFLQFIAQADYLWSVTSKQFESAYLNWAIKLTEQCSHAGVPCAQALCYLAEQFPWQEQLVLRAMPCLFREEGPGALICFYRQQQARWNELYGVPLSQSIQQAYETLLS; the protein is encoded by the coding sequence ATGATGCGGGCGATTGTGGTAGACGACGAGTGGGCGGCGGGTCAGTGGCTGGGCTTGCAGCTGGCGGAGACAAAGCTGGTGCAGGTAACGCACATCCTGCAAAATCCCCTGGAACTGCTGCCCTGTCTGCAAAAATCCCAAACAGACGTTGTCTTTTTGGATATTGCCATGCCGGAGCTGACAGGGCTTGAGCTTGCGGAGCTGCTGCGGGAGCTTAAGTGTCCGCCCGTCGTCATTTTTGTAACCGCATATACCGAATACGCCCTGAACGCTTTTAAGGTGGACGCGCTGGACTATGTGGTAAAACCCGTACATGATGTGGAGCTGCGGCGTGTGCTGGAGAAGGTGCTGAAACAGCGTACGGGCATCAAGGGTGTGTCAAATCGCTCTGGCGAGGGAAACCAGTTCTTTTTCCCCGTGGCGGATGCCACCCTGCATTTTCAGACGGCGAAGTGTGAGGAACTGTTTTTCTACTTACTGATGAAAAGCGGGCAGACAGCACCCAAGTGGCCGCTGATTGAGACGCTTTGGCCAAACGGCTCCCCTGACAAAGGGGAGAGCAATCTTCGCACCACGGTTTTCCGCTTGAATCAGTCGTTGGAGGAGAGCAGGCTGGATTTGCGCATCAAGGCGGTCAAGGGAGCTTATTGTTTTATTTCCCCCTCTCTGGGTCAAAAGCCCATTCTGATACAGCCCTTTCCGCCACCTGAGGCACTGGAAAAAGCAGAGGGTTCTCTGGTTGAGGTTTTACGGCGATATAATTTTCTGCAATTTATTGCCCAGGCGGATTATCTTTGGAGCGTCACCTCCAAACAGTTTGAGTCCGCCTATCTAAACTGGGCGATTAAACTGACCGAGCAATGCAGTCACGCGGGAGTGCCCTGCGCCCAGGCACTGTGTTATCTGGCCGAGCAGTTCCCGTGGCAGGAGCAGCTTGTCCTGCGGGCAATGCCGTGTTTGTTCCGGGAGGAAGGGCCGGGCGCGCTCATCTGTTTTTACCGACAGCAGCAGGCGCGCTGGAACGAGCTGTACGGTGTGCCGCTCAGTCAATCCATACAGCAGGCGTACGAAACGTTGCTTTCCTAA